From Streptomyces sp. NBC_00775, one genomic window encodes:
- a CDS encoding SDR family oxidoreductase, whose product MRAVVVGASSGLGRCIGVDLGRRGDQVALLARRYDRLVDAAKEASPGALAIACDVTDESSCQAAIEEAAAGLGGIDALVYATGVGPLAPIEKHDADTWRRVLETNVIGAAVVTNAALPYLAASRGVAAYLSTLGATLTPAWPGFAGYHVSKAALEKLVEAFRVEHPAVGFTRFVVSDCGGGEGDARTEFNTGWDMAYAAQVMPVWRQRGYLNGALLELEEFLRVFDTVLRCGGTIPEVTVMPRPPL is encoded by the coding sequence ATGAGGGCTGTGGTGGTCGGGGCGTCGAGTGGGCTGGGCCGGTGCATCGGGGTCGATCTCGGGCGTCGCGGGGACCAGGTCGCCCTGCTGGCGCGCCGGTACGACCGGCTGGTCGACGCGGCGAAGGAGGCGAGTCCGGGCGCGCTCGCCATCGCCTGCGACGTGACCGACGAGTCGTCGTGCCAGGCGGCGATCGAGGAGGCCGCCGCCGGGCTGGGCGGCATCGACGCGCTCGTCTACGCGACCGGGGTCGGGCCGCTGGCCCCGATCGAGAAGCACGACGCCGACACCTGGCGCCGTGTCCTGGAGACCAACGTGATCGGTGCGGCAGTCGTCACCAACGCCGCGCTTCCGTATCTCGCGGCCTCGCGCGGTGTCGCCGCCTACCTGTCCACACTCGGCGCCACGCTCACGCCCGCCTGGCCGGGGTTCGCCGGCTATCACGTGAGCAAGGCGGCCCTGGAGAAGCTCGTCGAGGCGTTCCGGGTCGAGCACCCGGCCGTGGGGTTCACCCGGTTCGTCGTCAGCGACTGCGGTGGGGGAGAGGGGGATGCCCGGACCGAGTTCAACACGGGCTGGGACATGGCGTACGCGGCCCAGGTCATGCCGGTCTGGAGGCAGCGCGGCTATCTCAACGGCGCCCTGCTGGAGTTGGAGGAGTTCCTCCGCGTCTTCGACACCGTGCTGCGCTGCGGCGGCACCATCCCCGAGGTGACCGTGATGCCTCGCCCGCCGCTGTAG